A stretch of the Thiocystis violascens DSM 198 genome encodes the following:
- a CDS encoding HlyD family secretion protein, translated as MLELMLCSMLTILPDFLFRRFAQGKRLGHEITLFTVWFELRWGITLCLILTLSLITTIFYFHPSTKAATSVFRTVTILPETSGRVAETFVELNQRVTAGQPLFRIDSTGQEAAVETARRKIAEIEAGMVVAKSQLAEADGRIVQARGMLQQALDEFEARAEANRRSAGSIAEREVERMRVQVDSQQGALDAALASREAIVSQIDFQLPAERASAEAALQEAEVDLKKTLVVAGTDGIVQQFALRPGDVVNPMLRPAGILVPERRVTGLMAGFGQIEAQVLKVGMIGEVTCIAKPWTIVPMVVTEVQHVIASGQVRPTDTLVDIQQFARPGTLTVILEPLYAGQLDDLPQGGSCIANAYTNNHEALADPDTGFWRAFGLHAIDTVGLVHAMILRIQALLLPIQTLVLSGH; from the coding sequence ATGTTGGAACTGATGCTTTGCTCGATGCTGACCATCCTGCCGGATTTCCTCTTTCGCCGCTTCGCGCAGGGCAAGCGGCTCGGACACGAGATCACGCTCTTCACCGTCTGGTTCGAGCTGCGTTGGGGAATCACGCTGTGCCTGATCCTGACCCTGAGCCTGATCACGACCATCTTCTATTTCCATCCCTCGACCAAGGCCGCGACCTCGGTGTTCCGCACCGTCACCATCCTGCCGGAGACCAGCGGCCGGGTCGCCGAGACCTTCGTCGAGCTGAACCAGCGGGTGACGGCCGGTCAGCCCCTGTTCCGGATCGACAGCACCGGGCAAGAGGCGGCGGTGGAAACGGCGCGCCGCAAGATCGCCGAGATCGAGGCCGGCATGGTCGTGGCCAAGTCTCAGCTTGCCGAAGCGGACGGTCGCATCGTCCAGGCGCGCGGGATGCTTCAGCAGGCCCTGGACGAGTTCGAGGCCCGTGCGGAAGCCAACCGACGCAGCGCCGGCTCGATCGCGGAGCGCGAGGTGGAACGGATGCGCGTTCAGGTCGATAGTCAGCAGGGCGCGCTCGACGCGGCCTTGGCGAGCCGCGAGGCCATCGTCTCGCAGATCGATTTCCAGCTTCCGGCCGAGAGGGCGAGCGCCGAGGCGGCGCTCCAGGAGGCCGAGGTGGATCTGAAGAAGACCCTAGTCGTGGCGGGGACCGACGGGATCGTGCAGCAGTTCGCGCTGCGACCTGGCGACGTGGTCAACCCCATGCTCCGGCCCGCGGGCATCCTGGTGCCGGAGCGCCGGGTCACGGGTCTGATGGCCGGTTTCGGGCAGATCGAGGCACAGGTGCTGAAGGTCGGCATGATCGGCGAGGTGACCTGCATCGCCAAACCCTGGACCATCGTGCCGATGGTGGTGACCGAGGTCCAGCACGTCATCGCCTCCGGTCAGGTGCGCCCGACCGACACCCTGGTGGACATCCAACAGTTCGCGCGTCCGGGCACCCTCACGGTTATCCTGGAGCCGCTCTACGCGGGCCAGCTCGACGACCTGCCCCAGGGCGGCAGTTGCATCGCCAACGCCTATACCAACAACCACGAGGCGCTTGCCGACCCCGACACCGGTTTCTGGCGCGCCTTCGGGCTGCACGCCATCGATACCGTTGGCCTGGTGCATGCCATGATCCTGCGCATCCAGGCACTGCTGCTGCCGATCCAGACCCTGGTCCTGAGCGGGCATTAG
- a CDS encoding amino acid ABC transporter substrate-binding protein, with product MMSWSLRWSKLLCSLLCAGSLALPLCPPASAGEVLDALKSRGVLHCGVSEGIPGFSERDAAGRWQGFDVDVCRAVAAAALDDAEAVAFVPLRASTRFPALQARKIDLLLRNTSWTLTREAILKLQFPAVLLYDGQGFMVPAASPVRAPSELAEATVCIEKGTTHERNLRDYFGRRDLPVTPLTIDSATGVVDAFSAGRCQSYSADASQLAAARSRLPGGRQSWRILDERISKEPLAPVVWGGDQEWTTLVRWVIHALILAEEWGATQANLDQVLAEGRTPLSRLSHDERALLARTLGLTPGWAARAVKAVGNYGELFERHLGPDSPLGLERGLNRLWTQGGLLYAPSID from the coding sequence ATGATGTCCTGGTCGCTGCGCTGGTCCAAGCTTCTGTGCTCGCTCCTCTGCGCTGGTTCACTGGCGCTCCCGCTTTGCCCACCCGCGAGCGCGGGGGAGGTATTGGACGCGCTCAAGTCGCGCGGGGTCTTGCACTGCGGGGTCAGCGAGGGCATCCCCGGCTTTTCCGAGCGCGATGCCGCTGGGCGCTGGCAAGGATTCGATGTCGATGTCTGCCGCGCCGTGGCCGCCGCCGCGCTGGACGACGCCGAAGCGGTTGCGTTCGTGCCCTTGCGCGCCTCGACCCGCTTTCCCGCCCTGCAAGCGCGCAAGATCGATCTGCTGCTGCGTAACACCTCCTGGACCCTGACCCGCGAGGCGATCCTCAAGCTACAGTTCCCGGCGGTGCTCCTCTACGACGGACAGGGCTTCATGGTGCCGGCCGCCTCGCCGGTCCGCGCGCCCTCGGAGCTTGCTGAAGCGACGGTCTGCATCGAGAAGGGCACCACGCACGAGCGCAACCTGCGTGACTATTTCGGCCGGCGCGACCTTCCGGTGACCCCCTTGACGATCGATTCCGCCACGGGCGTAGTGGACGCCTTCAGCGCCGGACGCTGTCAGTCCTACAGCGCGGATGCCTCGCAACTGGCCGCCGCGCGCTCGCGCCTCCCCGGCGGTCGTCAATCCTGGCGAATTTTGGATGAGCGCATCTCCAAGGAGCCCCTGGCGCCCGTGGTCTGGGGCGGCGATCAGGAATGGACGACCCTGGTGCGCTGGGTGATCCATGCGCTGATCCTGGCCGAGGAGTGGGGCGCCACCCAGGCCAACCTGGACCAGGTGCTCGCCGAGGGTCGCACCCCCTTGTCGCGGCTCTCGCACGACGAGCGCGCCCTGCTCGCGCGGACCCTGGGGCTCACCCCAGGCTGGGCCGCGCGCGCCGTCAAGGCCGTCGGCAACTATGGCGAGTTGTTCGAGCGCCACCTGGGGCCGGACAGCCCGCTCGGTCTCGAACGCGGACTGAACCGGCTCTGGACCCAAGGCGGGCTGCTCTATGCCCCCTCCATCGATTGA
- a CDS encoding sigma 54-interacting transcriptional regulator: MLRVLQDGSFERVGGTHTIQAKVRLIAATYRDLARAVAEGRFREDLY, from the coding sequence TTGCTGCGGGTGCTGCAAGACGGCTCCTTCGAGCGCGTCGGCGGAACCCACACGATTCAGGCGAAGGTCCGCCTGATCGCGGCCACCTACCGCGATCTCGCGCGTGCCGTCGCCGAGGGCCGCTTTCGGGAGGATCTCTATTAA
- a CDS encoding glycogen/starch/alpha-glucan phosphorylase has product MPHAKRATSSATILSGADVRTGLDSAVLQQAVLDHLYYSLGRLPAVATPANYYRALALAIRDRLQQRWIRTSETYFERGRKLACYLSAEFLLGPHLGNNLLNLGLEQAAREALTALGQDLDAILDCEPEPGLGNGGLGRLAACYLDSLATLQYPAIGYGIRYEFGIFAQEIRDGWQTERTDKWLSGGNPWEIAKPDIAYEVKWGGHTERYIDDDGAERRRWVPYRVVRGIAYDTPIQGYGVDTCNTLRLWSAEAAESFDFQAFNTGDYFQAVDAKLRSETITKVLYPNDEPAIGKRLRLAQQYFFVTCSLQDMLRILDLAGGAIEQFAEHFAVQLNDTHPSIGVAELMRLLIDERGLDWDAAWTITVATFGYTNHTLLPEALETWPLPLFREVLPRHLEIIYEINRRFLDEVRACFPDDSARVARMSLIGEAGEKQVRMAHLACVGSHAINGVAALHSELLKASVLSDFHALWPERFSNKTNGVTPRRFLALANPGLRALLDETLGASWPVDLGRLRELESHIDDPAFRERWRAVKHANKQRLADYVQAHTGIVLDPDWLFDIQVKRIHEYKRQHLNLLHIVTLYQRLKTYPAFSFPPRAFLFGGKAAPGYFTAKRIIKLINAVAETINADPEVNGRLKVAFVPNFSVKNAQLIYPAADLSEQISTAGKEASGTGNMKFMLNGALTIGTLDGANVEMRDEVGAENFFLFGRTADEVARLQGEGYRPADYLAGDDELKAVMELIGSGHFSGGDSEVFRPLVENLTQSDPFLVLADYAAYVACQEGVSAAWADQEQWTRMSIINCARGGKFSSDRAIAEYAREIWGLQSVPIQV; this is encoded by the coding sequence ATGCCCCATGCCAAACGAGCGACTTCCAGCGCGACGATCCTGTCCGGCGCCGATGTCCGCACCGGCCTGGACAGTGCGGTCCTCCAGCAGGCCGTGCTCGATCATCTCTACTACTCGCTCGGCCGCCTGCCGGCGGTCGCCACTCCGGCGAACTACTACCGCGCATTGGCGCTCGCGATCCGCGACCGGTTGCAGCAGCGCTGGATCCGGACCAGCGAGACCTATTTCGAGCGCGGACGGAAGCTCGCCTGTTATCTCTCGGCGGAATTCCTGCTGGGACCGCACCTAGGCAATAACCTGCTCAATCTGGGGCTGGAGCAGGCCGCCCGCGAGGCGCTCACGGCGCTCGGCCAGGATCTGGACGCCATCCTGGACTGCGAGCCGGAGCCTGGCCTGGGCAATGGCGGTCTCGGCCGGCTTGCGGCCTGTTATCTGGATTCCCTGGCCACCCTCCAGTATCCGGCGATTGGCTACGGCATCCGCTACGAATTCGGCATCTTCGCGCAGGAGATCCGTGACGGCTGGCAGACCGAGCGCACCGACAAATGGTTGAGCGGCGGCAATCCCTGGGAAATCGCCAAGCCCGACATCGCCTATGAGGTCAAATGGGGCGGCCACACCGAGCGTTACATCGACGACGACGGCGCCGAGCGCCGGCGCTGGGTGCCTTATCGGGTGGTGCGCGGCATCGCCTACGACACGCCGATCCAGGGCTATGGCGTGGACACCTGCAACACCCTGCGGCTGTGGAGCGCCGAGGCGGCCGAGTCCTTCGATTTCCAGGCCTTTAACACCGGGGACTACTTCCAGGCGGTCGATGCCAAGCTGCGCTCCGAGACCATCACCAAGGTGCTCTATCCCAACGACGAGCCGGCGATCGGCAAGCGGCTGCGTCTGGCCCAGCAGTATTTCTTCGTCACCTGCTCGCTGCAGGACATGCTGCGCATTCTGGATCTCGCCGGGGGGGCGATCGAGCAATTCGCCGAGCACTTCGCCGTCCAACTGAACGACACCCATCCCTCGATCGGCGTGGCCGAGCTGATGCGCCTGCTGATCGACGAGCGCGGGCTCGACTGGGACGCCGCCTGGACCATCACGGTCGCCACCTTCGGCTACACCAACCATACCCTGCTGCCCGAAGCGCTGGAGACCTGGCCGCTACCGCTGTTCCGCGAGGTGCTGCCGCGCCACCTGGAGATCATCTACGAGATCAACCGCCGCTTCCTCGACGAGGTCCGCGCCTGCTTCCCGGACGACTCGGCGCGGGTGGCGCGGATGTCGCTGATCGGCGAGGCGGGGGAGAAGCAGGTGCGCATGGCGCATCTCGCCTGCGTCGGCAGCCACGCCATCAACGGCGTCGCCGCGCTGCATTCCGAGCTGCTCAAGGCCAGCGTACTGAGCGACTTCCATGCCCTCTGGCCGGAGCGCTTCAGCAACAAGACCAACGGTGTCACCCCGCGTCGGTTTCTTGCGCTCGCCAATCCGGGGCTGCGCGCCCTGCTCGACGAGACGCTCGGCGCGAGCTGGCCGGTCGATCTCGGACGTCTGCGCGAACTCGAATCCCACATCGATGACCCGGCCTTCCGGGAGCGCTGGCGCGCCGTCAAGCACGCCAACAAGCAGCGGCTCGCCGACTACGTCCAGGCCCACACCGGCATCGTGCTCGATCCCGATTGGCTGTTCGACATCCAGGTCAAGCGCATCCACGAATACAAGCGCCAGCATCTCAACCTGCTGCATATCGTCACCCTCTACCAGCGCCTGAAGACCTATCCGGCCTTCAGCTTCCCGCCGCGCGCCTTCCTCTTCGGCGGCAAGGCCGCGCCCGGCTATTTCACGGCCAAGCGCATCATCAAGCTGATCAACGCCGTCGCCGAGACCATCAACGCCGACCCTGAGGTCAACGGGCGGCTCAAGGTCGCCTTCGTGCCCAATTTCAGCGTCAAGAACGCCCAGCTCATCTATCCGGCCGCCGATCTCTCCGAACAGATCTCGACCGCCGGCAAGGAGGCCTCGGGCACCGGCAACATGAAGTTCATGCTCAACGGCGCGCTCACCATCGGCACGCTCGATGGGGCCAATGTCGAGATGCGCGACGAGGTCGGCGCGGAGAATTTCTTCCTGTTCGGACGCACCGCCGACGAGGTCGCGCGGCTCCAGGGCGAGGGCTATCGGCCCGCCGATTACCTGGCGGGCGACGACGAGCTGAAGGCCGTCATGGAACTGATCGGCAGCGGGCATTTCTCCGGCGGCGACTCCGAGGTCTTCCGCCCCCTGGTCGAGAACCTGACCCAGTCGGATCCCTTCCTGGTGCTCGCCGACTATGCCGCCTATGTCGCCTGCCAGGAAGGCGTCAGCGCCGCCTGGGCGGACCAGGAGCAGTGGACGCGGATGTCGATCATCAACTGCGCCCGCGGCGGCAAGTTCTCCTCCGACCGCGCCATCGCGGAGTACGCGCGGGAGATCTGGGGGCTGCAATCCGTGCCCATTCAGGTTTAA
- a CDS encoding IS5 family transposase: MSKAGRPPKIHEAEQAVLRQIVTDRPTSTLSEIARELAARTGIEAHEATIRKSLREAGVTRLRGESGLEAQARATPRRYGYTDAHRRHDPDQSYPSCLTDAEWDLVAALFEMPGGRGQPPRVSRRSILEACCYVVRTGCAWRMLPHDFAPWQNVYKTFRRWSAAGKFEQMHDRLRGQWREREGREIAPTAAVLDAQSTRGSPQGGPSGFDAGKQVKGRKRSLVVDTLGFVLAVSVVAANLQDRDAASGAVADAAAKYPQINTLFVDSAYAGQFAQTTEQTHAIRVEVVRHPANKSVGSWHVDGAPDRVVIANADGFVPLPKRWVVERTHAWNERARRLIMHHDRLPAVSETWVWLAEARILLRRLTTTV; this comes from the coding sequence ATGTCGAAAGCTGGTCGTCCCCCCAAGATTCACGAGGCGGAGCAAGCGGTATTGCGTCAAATTGTCACGGATCGCCCGACCTCCACGCTGTCAGAGATTGCCCGGGAACTCGCGGCACGGACGGGAATCGAGGCTCATGAAGCAACGATTCGCAAGTCCTTGCGGGAGGCGGGCGTCACGCGCCTCCGGGGCGAGAGTGGTCTCGAGGCGCAAGCGCGCGCAACGCCGCGTCGGTATGGGTATACGGATGCGCATCGTCGCCACGACCCCGACCAAAGCTACCCAAGTTGTCTGACCGATGCGGAGTGGGACTTGGTCGCCGCTCTCTTTGAGATGCCGGGCGGGCGGGGTCAACCGCCCCGCGTGTCGCGCCGGAGCATCCTGGAGGCGTGTTGCTACGTGGTGCGCACGGGGTGCGCGTGGCGGATGCTGCCGCACGATTTCGCGCCTTGGCAGAATGTCTACAAGACGTTTCGCCGTTGGAGTGCGGCTGGGAAGTTTGAGCAGATGCATGATCGACTGCGGGGGCAATGGCGCGAACGCGAGGGGCGTGAGATCGCGCCGACGGCGGCGGTGCTGGATGCGCAATCGACCCGCGGCTCGCCGCAGGGTGGACCGAGCGGCTTTGATGCGGGCAAGCAGGTCAAGGGGCGCAAGCGCAGCCTGGTGGTCGATACTTTGGGGTTCGTGTTGGCGGTGAGCGTGGTCGCGGCCAATCTTCAGGACCGCGATGCCGCCTCGGGCGCCGTCGCTGACGCGGCCGCCAAGTACCCCCAGATCAACACGCTGTTTGTCGATAGCGCCTACGCCGGTCAATTTGCCCAAACCACCGAGCAGACCCACGCGATCCGCGTGGAAGTCGTGCGCCATCCAGCCAACAAAAGCGTTGGCTCCTGGCACGTGGACGGGGCGCCTGACCGAGTGGTGATCGCCAACGCCGACGGCTTCGTTCCGCTGCCGAAGCGCTGGGTTGTCGAGCGCACCCATGCGTGGAATGAGCGTGCCCGTCGATTGATCATGCATCATGACCGTCTGCCAGCGGTCTCCGAAACCTGGGTTTGGCTGGCGGAGGCGCGCATCCTGCTGCGGCGGTTGACCACAACGGTTTGA
- the ppk2 gene encoding polyphosphate kinase 2 codes for MSKKTDQRKGGGDIENAGASVKMKKKTYEKELRRLHVELVKLQEWVRHQGLKVCVVFEGRDGAGKGGTIKAITERVSPRVFRVVALPAPTEREQSQMYLQRYMQHFPAAGEVVIFDRSWYNRAGVERVMGFCREEQAERFLELAPFGEKMMVDSGIILIKYWLEVSPEEQTRRLEARIEDGRKIWKLSPMDLESYSRWYDYSRARDAMFAATDTDFAPWFVAHSDDKKRARLNIISHLLEQIPYEELPREKVELPKRQKPGDYREPDYPFKVIPASY; via the coding sequence ATGAGCAAGAAAACGGATCAGCGAAAGGGCGGAGGAGACATCGAAAACGCTGGCGCCTCCGTTAAGATGAAGAAAAAGACCTACGAGAAAGAGCTGCGCCGGCTGCATGTGGAACTGGTCAAGCTCCAGGAATGGGTCCGGCATCAGGGGCTCAAGGTCTGCGTCGTCTTCGAGGGACGCGACGGCGCGGGCAAGGGCGGCACCATCAAGGCGATCACCGAGCGGGTCAGTCCGCGCGTGTTCCGGGTGGTGGCGCTGCCGGCACCCACCGAGCGCGAGCAGTCCCAGATGTATCTGCAGCGTTACATGCAGCATTTTCCGGCCGCCGGCGAGGTCGTCATCTTCGATCGCAGTTGGTACAACCGCGCGGGCGTCGAGCGGGTGATGGGATTCTGTCGTGAGGAACAGGCGGAGCGCTTTCTCGAACTGGCCCCATTCGGCGAGAAGATGATGGTGGATTCCGGAATCATCCTCATCAAATACTGGCTGGAGGTCAGCCCCGAGGAGCAGACCCGGCGCCTGGAGGCGCGCATCGAGGATGGGCGTAAGATCTGGAAGCTCTCGCCCATGGATCTCGAGTCCTACAGTCGCTGGTACGACTATTCCAGGGCGCGCGACGCCATGTTCGCGGCCACGGATACCGACTTCGCGCCCTGGTTCGTCGCGCATTCGGACGACAAGAAACGCGCGCGGCTCAACATCATCAGCCACCTTCTGGAGCAGATTCCCTACGAGGAGTTGCCCCGCGAGAAGGTGGAGCTGCCAAAGCGGCAGAAGCCCGGCGACTATCGGGAACCGGATTATCCCTTCAAGGTCATCCCCGCGTCCTACTGA
- a CDS encoding SLC13 family permease has translation MSTLHIWLIVGIFAGVILLIAFDILDMMVAALLGVCLLIVLGLLDRHDLQEASKVAGGPLALLFGGMVVARVLAKTGVFERLGAVFLYATGGSGKRFLLLLVALVAPVCALLPNATAVILLAPIIIGVARALKADFVGPMILAALVSNSAGMLTLVGDPATFLVGSAIGLSFTQYLQQVSLGGLLAVLVILPLLPRLLPDIWRLRATLPPREPAPRIERKGFVTFALLVLVVMVVLFLVGETLPSRIVPPAVAIIGATLALLVIYGSHVEPVDAVLRDVDWKTLVFLGAIFVLVQAFTKTGLLQGLSLQLYSWLGADLTRVALLLLAGIGMLSSLLANIPVVAAALVMTKGYLVAAEAVPEVALAAGFTDWPAATLPVFIAMMFGATLGGNATLVGASANIVSVGICASQGERVSFARFARYGVPITVVQLGVGALYVSAMMILQEGPDQAPGSFFNAWSVISR, from the coding sequence ATGAGCACGCTACACATCTGGCTGATCGTGGGGATCTTCGCCGGCGTGATCCTGCTGATCGCGTTCGACATCCTGGACATGATGGTGGCGGCCCTGCTTGGGGTCTGTCTGCTGATCGTGCTGGGTCTGCTCGACCGCCATGACCTGCAGGAGGCGTCCAAGGTCGCGGGTGGGCCGCTCGCGCTCCTGTTCGGTGGCATGGTGGTCGCGCGCGTGCTCGCCAAAACGGGTGTCTTCGAGCGGCTCGGCGCGGTCTTTTTGTACGCCACCGGCGGCAGCGGCAAGCGCTTTCTGCTGCTGCTGGTCGCGCTGGTGGCGCCCGTGTGCGCCCTGCTCCCCAATGCCACCGCCGTGATCCTGCTCGCCCCCATCATCATCGGCGTGGCACGCGCGCTCAAGGCGGACTTCGTCGGCCCCATGATCCTGGCCGCGCTGGTCAGCAACTCGGCCGGCATGCTGACCCTGGTTGGCGATCCGGCGACCTTTCTGGTCGGTAGCGCCATCGGGCTGTCCTTTACCCAGTATCTCCAGCAGGTGAGCCTGGGCGGCTTGCTGGCGGTGCTGGTGATTCTGCCGCTCCTACCACGGCTCCTGCCGGACATCTGGCGGCTGCGCGCGACCCTGCCGCCCAGAGAGCCCGCTCCCCGCATCGAGCGCAAGGGTTTCGTGACCTTCGCCCTCCTGGTGCTGGTCGTCATGGTGGTGCTCTTTCTGGTCGGCGAGACACTGCCGAGCCGCATCGTGCCGCCGGCGGTGGCCATCATCGGCGCCACCCTGGCCCTGTTGGTCATCTATGGGTCACATGTCGAGCCAGTGGATGCGGTGCTCCGCGATGTCGACTGGAAGACCCTGGTCTTCCTCGGCGCCATCTTCGTGCTGGTTCAGGCTTTCACCAAGACCGGGCTGCTGCAGGGGCTGTCGCTCCAGTTGTATAGCTGGTTAGGCGCCGACCTGACGCGGGTCGCGCTGCTGCTGCTCGCCGGGATCGGGATGCTCTCCAGCCTGTTGGCCAATATCCCGGTGGTCGCCGCCGCGCTGGTCATGACCAAGGGCTACCTGGTGGCCGCCGAGGCGGTGCCCGAGGTCGCGCTCGCCGCCGGCTTCACCGACTGGCCAGCGGCGACCCTGCCGGTCTTCATCGCCATGATGTTCGGCGCCACGCTCGGCGGCAACGCCACCCTGGTCGGCGCCTCGGCCAACATCGTCAGCGTCGGCATCTGCGCCAGTCAGGGCGAGCGGGTGAGCTTCGCGCGCTTCGCGCGTTATGGCGTGCCCATCACGGTGGTGCAGCTCGGTGTCGGGGCGCTCTATGTGTCCGCGATGATGATCCTGCAAGAAGGCCCTGATCAGGCTCCCGGCTCGTTCTTCAACGCCTGGTCCGTGATTTCCCGGTAG
- a CDS encoding AI-2E family transporter codes for MPQQNTFVANALEATVRIGLLLVLAAWCFSIVQPFVIPLAWGIIIAVAQYPGYRTLCAWLGGRRRAAATLMAVLDLLVLLVPAVLLSGTLLDGAQGLARGLQEGTLAVPPPPDSVKGWPLVGEPLSAFWVQASQNLTETAAKLAPQLKAAAGWLLSTAVGAGFSVLQFILAIIIAGALLAHADASAEFARAVAARLAGEKGAEITRLSETIVRSVTKGILGVALAQAILAGVGFMVMGIPAAGLWALLCLLLSTVQIGIFPITLPILIYVFATADTVPAVLFLVWSLMVGSLDNVLKPLVLGRGVQVPMAVIFVGAIGGFIASGIIGLFVGAVVLALGYKLLLAWVYERPEGSAV; via the coding sequence TTGCCCCAGCAAAACACATTCGTGGCCAATGCCCTCGAGGCGACCGTCCGCATCGGTCTGCTGCTGGTGCTGGCGGCCTGGTGCTTCAGCATCGTCCAGCCATTCGTCATCCCCCTCGCCTGGGGGATCATCATCGCGGTGGCGCAATATCCCGGCTACCGCACGCTCTGTGCCTGGCTCGGCGGACGCCGTCGCGCCGCGGCCACCCTGATGGCGGTGCTGGATCTGCTGGTCCTGCTGGTCCCGGCGGTGCTGTTGAGCGGCACCCTGCTGGACGGTGCCCAGGGTCTCGCCCGAGGCCTGCAGGAAGGTACCCTCGCCGTGCCGCCGCCGCCCGACTCGGTGAAGGGCTGGCCGCTGGTCGGTGAACCGCTCAGCGCCTTTTGGGTCCAGGCGTCTCAGAACCTGACCGAGACGGCGGCCAAGCTCGCCCCCCAGCTCAAGGCCGCGGCGGGGTGGCTGCTGTCCACCGCGGTGGGTGCCGGGTTCAGCGTCCTGCAGTTCATCCTCGCCATCATCATCGCGGGCGCGCTGCTGGCCCATGCGGACGCCTCCGCCGAGTTTGCCCGGGCCGTCGCGGCGCGCCTGGCGGGCGAGAAAGGCGCGGAGATCACCCGGCTCTCCGAGACCATCGTGCGCAGCGTCACCAAAGGCATCCTGGGGGTGGCGCTGGCCCAGGCCATTTTGGCGGGGGTCGGCTTCATGGTCATGGGCATCCCCGCCGCCGGACTCTGGGCACTCCTCTGTCTGCTGCTCAGCACGGTGCAGATCGGCATTTTTCCGATCACCCTGCCGATCCTAATCTATGTCTTCGCGACGGCCGACACGGTGCCGGCGGTGCTCTTCCTCGTCTGGAGCCTGATGGTGGGCAGCCTGGACAACGTGCTCAAGCCTCTGGTGCTGGGTCGCGGCGTGCAGGTACCCATGGCGGTGATCTTCGTGGGCGCCATTGGCGGCTTCATCGCCTCCGGCATCATCGGACTGTTCGTGGGTGCGGTGGTCCTGGCACTTGGCTACAAGCTGCTCCTGGCCTGGGTCTATGAGCGGCCCGAGGGATCAGCCGTGTAG
- a CDS encoding patatin-like phospholipase family protein has protein sequence MTIRTAPSLIAIFLAMTLAQGCVGPVRKDAVPVSLTAQATVPGLPEVRYRIGVDDAALLAEGIASLRREQAHLAAQGHRGSLPPATFLAVSGGGDNGAFAAGLLNGWTAAGGRPEFKLVTGVSTGALIAPFAFLGSAYNHRLKTFYTTVSPRDIVKPRSLLAAVTSDALADNAPLWSRVAQEVDQPLLDAIAREYAKGRLLFVGTVDLDARQGVLWNLTRIAASPDPRALKLFRSILIASAAIPGAFPPVMIDVEAAGRHYQEMHVDGGAMAQTFVYPPSLKLKAVSQREQIDRERRVYVIRNARMDPEWAQVDRRTLSIVGRAISSLLISQGVGDLYRIYLTAQRDGVDFNLAYIPSSFNAPHREEFDTDYMRALFQTGYDLAAKGYSWKKTPPGY, from the coding sequence ATGACCATCCGAACCGCCCCGTCTCTCATCGCGATCTTCTTGGCGATGACACTGGCGCAAGGCTGCGTCGGGCCGGTCCGCAAGGATGCCGTGCCCGTGTCGCTCACCGCCCAGGCGACAGTACCCGGACTCCCCGAGGTGCGCTATCGGATCGGCGTCGACGATGCGGCACTTCTGGCCGAGGGCATCGCCTCACTCCGGCGCGAGCAGGCCCACCTCGCCGCTCAAGGCCACCGGGGATCTTTGCCGCCCGCGACCTTTCTCGCCGTCTCGGGCGGCGGGGACAATGGCGCCTTCGCCGCCGGACTCCTGAACGGCTGGACCGCCGCCGGCGGTCGCCCCGAGTTCAAGCTGGTGACCGGGGTCAGCACCGGTGCGCTCATCGCGCCCTTCGCCTTCCTGGGTTCCGCCTACAACCATCGGCTCAAGACCTTCTACACGACCGTTTCCCCCAGGGACATCGTCAAGCCGCGCTCGCTGTTGGCCGCGGTCACCAGCGACGCCCTGGCCGACAACGCCCCGCTCTGGAGTCGCGTCGCGCAGGAAGTGGATCAGCCCCTGCTGGACGCTATCGCGCGCGAGTACGCGAAGGGGCGTCTGCTCTTCGTCGGCACCGTCGACCTGGACGCCCGCCAGGGCGTGCTCTGGAATCTGACCAGGATCGCCGCCAGCCCCGACCCCAGGGCGCTGAAGCTCTTTCGCTCCATCCTGATCGCCTCCGCCGCCATTCCCGGCGCCTTCCCCCCGGTGATGATCGACGTGGAGGCTGCGGGACGTCACTACCAGGAGATGCATGTGGACGGCGGGGCCATGGCGCAGACCTTCGTCTACCCACCGTCACTCAAACTCAAAGCGGTGAGTCAGAGAGAACAGATCGACCGCGAACGCCGGGTCTATGTCATCCGTAATGCCCGCATGGATCCGGAGTGGGCGCAGGTCGATCGCCGGACCCTGAGCATCGTCGGGCGCGCCATCTCCTCGCTGCTGATCTCCCAAGGTGTGGGCGATCTCTACCGGATCTATTTGACCGCGCAGCGCGATGGCGTCGATTTCAACCTGGCCTATATCCCGTCCAGCTTCAACGCACCGCACCGGGAGGAGTTCGATACGGACTACATGCGCGCCCTGTTCCAGACCGGATACGATCTGGCGGCGAAGGGCTATTCCTGGAAGAAGACGCCGCCGGGGTATTGA